A single Tuberibacillus sp. Marseille-P3662 DNA region contains:
- the hrcA gene encoding heat-inducible transcriptional repressor HrcA translates to MLTERQLFLFQLLVDDYIQTAEPVGSRTISKRNNVNHSSATIRNDLADLEDMGFIEKTHSSSGRVPSEKGYRYYVDHLLSPALLSQKEVYNIKHALADHFVEFEQLIQETAGILSEFSNYTSIVMGPELLDTKLKHIQIISIREDTAVMIVVTDTGHVENRTMTVPEGIQYSDLEKIVNILNRHLQGTPLYQLQVRVRTELQHVLSHQFHYYQKALSMVEDALGQQSIDKIYYGGKMNILSQPEFQDIDKVLPLLNALENKTFAQELLRPASDGMHIKIGHENDLLPLKDCSVITATYTIGGEHMGTVAVLGPTRMTYPRVVTLLDVVSNGLSNLLSQRYQND, encoded by the coding sequence ATGTTGACAGAACGTCAGCTTTTTCTCTTTCAATTATTGGTTGATGACTATATTCAAACGGCTGAGCCGGTGGGATCGCGCACGATTTCCAAACGTAATAACGTCAATCACAGTTCAGCAACAATCCGAAATGATTTAGCTGATTTGGAAGACATGGGTTTCATTGAAAAAACTCACAGTTCTTCAGGTCGTGTACCATCGGAAAAAGGGTATCGCTATTATGTTGATCACTTGTTATCCCCGGCTTTGCTGAGCCAAAAAGAAGTCTATAACATTAAACATGCGTTGGCCGATCACTTTGTTGAATTTGAACAACTGATTCAGGAAACGGCGGGAATCTTATCGGAGTTTTCCAATTACACATCCATTGTCATGGGTCCTGAGCTGCTCGATACCAAACTGAAACATATTCAGATTATTAGTATTCGTGAGGATACGGCGGTCATGATTGTTGTGACGGATACCGGGCATGTGGAAAATCGGACAATGACCGTTCCAGAGGGGATTCAATACAGTGATTTAGAGAAAATCGTTAATATTTTAAATAGGCATCTCCAAGGAACGCCGTTATACCAATTGCAGGTTCGAGTTCGAACCGAGCTACAACATGTTTTAAGCCATCAATTTCATTATTATCAAAAAGCACTTTCAATGGTAGAGGATGCCTTAGGTCAACAGTCCATTGATAAGATTTATTACGGCGGTAAGATGAATATTCTGTCACAACCAGAATTTCAAGATATAGACAAGGTGTTGCCGTTACTCAATGCTTTAGAAAACAAAACATTTGCTCAAGAGTTGCTTCGCCCTGCTTCCGATGGTATGCATATTAAGATAGGTCATGAAAATGACCTTCTGCCGCTCAAGGACTGCAGTGTCATCACTGCGACATATACCATTGGAGGAGAGCATATGGGGACGGTGGCTGTCCTTGGGCCGACACGGATGACATATCCACGTGTCGTCACACTGCTTGATGTGGTGTCAAATGGGTTATCCAATTTATTGTCACAACGGTATCAGAATGATTGA
- the grpE gene encoding nucleotide exchange factor GrpE, whose protein sequence is MANQDANQDTVNNPENIEENHDHDEIAEPVEAELVEEDEPVSEQADHQALIEEKNAALKEQQQENESLKNRLLRVQADYDNFKRRTKDEKEQERKYRSQKLVEDLLPVMDNFERALETEEINDSEQSLKQGMDMVYKQLKEALEKEGVEVIEALNQPFDPNVHQAVMQVDSDELESNTVAEVLQKGYTLNGRVVRPAMVKVSS, encoded by the coding sequence GTGGCAAACCAGGATGCAAATCAAGATACAGTGAACAATCCTGAGAATATAGAAGAAAATCATGATCATGATGAAATAGCTGAACCGGTTGAAGCTGAACTTGTTGAAGAGGACGAGCCTGTTTCAGAACAAGCTGATCATCAGGCGCTTATAGAAGAAAAAAATGCAGCTTTAAAAGAGCAGCAACAGGAAAATGAATCATTGAAAAATCGCCTTTTGAGAGTTCAAGCTGATTATGATAATTTTAAAAGGCGGACAAAAGATGAAAAAGAACAAGAGCGAAAATACCGTTCGCAAAAGCTTGTGGAAGACTTATTGCCCGTGATGGATAATTTTGAGCGTGCTTTAGAAACCGAAGAGATTAATGATAGTGAACAATCCTTAAAACAAGGAATGGACATGGTTTACAAACAATTGAAGGAAGCGCTAGAAAAAGAGGGCGTTGAAGTCATTGAAGCTTTGAATCAACCATTTGATCCTAACGTTCATCAAGCCGTCATGCAAGTTGATAGCGACGAACTCGAATCAAATACTGTTGCTGAAGTCTTGCAAAAAGGTTATACATTAAACGGACGTGTTGTTCGTCCAGCTATGGTGAAAGTGAGCTCATAA
- the dnaK gene encoding molecular chaperone DnaK: MSKVIGIDLGTTNSCVAVMEGGEPTVIPNAEGSRTTPSVVAFKNGERQVGEVAKRQAITNPNTIISIKRHMGTDYKVDIEGKEYTPQELSAIILQKLKSDAEAYLGDEVTNAVITVPAYFNDSQRQATKDAGKIAGLEVDRIINEPTAASLAYGLDKEDEDQTILVYDLGGGTFDVSVLELGDGLFEVRSTAGDNQLGGDDFDQVIIDHLVQQFKNENGIDLSNDKMALQRMKDAAEKAKKDLSGVTQTQISLPFLTADAEGPKHLEVNLTRAKFEELSSHLVEKTMGPTRQALKDADMSASDINKVILVGGSTRIPAVQDAIKKLTGQDPHKGVNPDEVVALGAAIQAGVLAGDVKDVVLLDVTPLSLGIETMGGVSTKLIERNTTIPTSQSQVFSTAADNQTSVDIHVLQGEREMAADNKTLGRFQLTDIPPAPRGVPQIEVSFEIDANGIVNVKAKDKGTNKEQSITIKSSSGLEDDEIERMVNEAEENAEEDKKRREEAEVRNESDQLVFTTDKTIKDLGEQVTDEEKQKAEDAKEKLKTALEGDDLDAIKTARDELQEVVQQLSVKLYEQAQQQAQESQDGNDSQDDNVVDADYEDVDDESNKQ, from the coding sequence ATGAGTAAGGTTATCGGAATTGATTTAGGAACAACGAATTCATGTGTAGCAGTTATGGAAGGTGGAGAACCAACCGTTATTCCTAATGCGGAAGGAAGCCGCACAACACCATCTGTTGTGGCTTTTAAAAATGGTGAACGCCAAGTAGGTGAAGTGGCCAAGCGTCAAGCGATCACTAATCCTAATACAATTATTTCGATTAAGCGCCACATGGGTACAGATTATAAAGTTGATATTGAGGGCAAAGAATACACACCTCAAGAACTTTCAGCCATCATTTTGCAAAAGCTAAAATCCGATGCTGAGGCATACTTAGGTGACGAAGTAACTAATGCCGTTATTACTGTTCCAGCTTATTTCAACGATTCTCAACGTCAGGCAACAAAAGATGCTGGTAAAATCGCAGGACTAGAAGTTGATCGAATTATTAATGAGCCAACAGCTGCTTCTCTTGCTTATGGCCTTGATAAAGAAGATGAAGACCAAACTATCCTTGTTTACGACCTTGGTGGCGGCACATTTGACGTATCGGTTCTTGAGCTTGGCGATGGTCTTTTCGAAGTTCGTTCAACGGCCGGTGATAACCAATTAGGCGGAGATGATTTCGACCAAGTTATCATCGACCACCTTGTTCAACAATTCAAGAACGAAAATGGCATTGACTTATCCAATGATAAAATGGCACTGCAACGGATGAAAGATGCCGCTGAAAAAGCGAAAAAGGATCTTTCCGGTGTTACTCAAACGCAAATCTCCTTGCCGTTCCTAACAGCTGATGCTGAAGGACCGAAACACTTGGAAGTCAATTTGACACGCGCTAAATTTGAAGAACTCTCTTCTCATCTCGTTGAAAAAACGATGGGACCAACGCGTCAAGCGCTTAAAGATGCTGATATGTCAGCAAGCGACATTAATAAAGTCATTCTTGTCGGTGGTTCGACACGGATTCCAGCGGTTCAAGATGCGATCAAGAAGTTAACAGGCCAAGATCCACACAAAGGTGTCAATCCTGATGAAGTTGTTGCGCTGGGTGCAGCCATTCAAGCAGGGGTGCTTGCCGGTGACGTTAAAGATGTTGTTCTCTTGGACGTAACACCGTTATCCCTTGGTATTGAAACAATGGGTGGTGTTTCCACGAAATTAATTGAACGGAATACGACCATTCCGACCAGTCAATCACAGGTCTTTTCGACTGCGGCCGATAATCAAACATCTGTTGATATTCACGTTCTTCAAGGTGAAAGAGAAATGGCAGCCGATAACAAAACGCTTGGTCGTTTCCAATTGACGGATATTCCGCCAGCACCTCGTGGCGTTCCACAAATTGAAGTGAGCTTCGAAATCGATGCAAATGGTATCGTGAATGTTAAAGCCAAAGATAAAGGAACAAACAAAGAGCAGTCTATTACAATCAAATCCTCTTCTGGTTTAGAAGATGATGAAATTGAGCGTATGGTTAATGAAGCGGAAGAGAACGCTGAAGAAGACAAGAAGCGCCGCGAAGAAGCTGAAGTCCGTAATGAGAGTGACCAACTCGTATTCACGACAGATAAAACAATCAAAGATCTTGGTGAGCAAGTCACTGATGAAGAAAAGCAAAAAGCGGAAGATGCTAAAGAAAAACTGAAGACGGCCCTTGAAGGGGACGATCTTGACGCCATCAAAACAGCTAGAGATGAACTCCAAGAAGTCGTTCAACAGCTGTCAGTTAAGCTTTATGAGCAAGCTCAACAGCAAGCACAGGAAAGTCAAGACGGTAACGATAGTCAAGATGACAATGTTGTTGATGCTGATTATGAAGATGTTGATGACGAGAGTAACAAGCAATAA
- the dnaJ gene encoding molecular chaperone DnaJ, with translation MSKRDHYEVLGVSKDASKDEIKKAYRKLARKYHPDVNQDDESATEKFKEVQEAYETLSDSQKRANYDQFGHADPNQGFGGGQGFGGADFGGFGDIFDMFFGGGGSRGRDPNAPRQGADLQYTMSLAFEEAAFGKETDVEIPREETCDTCDGSGAKPGTKPETCQHCGGSGQMNVEQNTPFGRIVNRRVCHHCQGSGKIVKDKCTTCGGDGRVQTRKQIHIKIPAGVDDGQQIRVSGQGEAGVNGGPSGDLFVVFDVRPHKFFERDGDDVYCDVPLNFAQVTLGDEIEVPTLHGNVKLKIPAATQTGTTFRLKGKGIPNVRGYGQGDQHVSVKVVTPKKLSDRERELFKELSEISGNSLNEDEPDNLFSRFKRAFKSDS, from the coding sequence ATGAGTAAACGCGATCATTACGAAGTCTTAGGTGTTAGTAAGGACGCGTCAAAAGATGAAATAAAAAAAGCCTATCGAAAATTAGCTAGAAAGTATCATCCAGATGTGAACCAAGACGATGAATCTGCGACAGAAAAATTTAAGGAAGTCCAAGAAGCCTATGAAACATTAAGTGATTCTCAGAAACGGGCAAATTATGACCAATTCGGTCATGCTGACCCTAATCAAGGCTTTGGCGGAGGTCAAGGCTTTGGTGGTGCTGACTTTGGAGGCTTCGGCGATATTTTTGATATGTTCTTCGGTGGCGGCGGTTCTCGCGGGCGAGATCCGAATGCACCAAGGCAAGGCGCTGATCTGCAATACACGATGAGTCTCGCATTCGAAGAAGCTGCCTTCGGTAAGGAGACTGATGTGGAAATTCCTCGTGAAGAAACGTGTGATACTTGTGATGGTTCTGGAGCCAAACCAGGTACAAAACCAGAAACATGTCAGCACTGTGGTGGTTCAGGTCAAATGAATGTCGAACAAAATACACCATTTGGTCGAATCGTTAACCGTCGAGTCTGTCACCATTGTCAAGGATCGGGTAAAATCGTTAAAGACAAATGCACGACATGCGGTGGCGATGGTCGTGTACAAACACGTAAACAAATTCATATTAAAATCCCTGCAGGTGTGGATGATGGTCAGCAAATCCGCGTAAGTGGACAAGGTGAAGCGGGTGTAAATGGCGGTCCAAGCGGCGATTTATTTGTTGTTTTTGATGTGCGTCCACATAAGTTTTTCGAGCGTGATGGCGATGACGTCTACTGTGATGTTCCGCTAAACTTTGCTCAAGTCACTCTTGGTGACGAAATTGAAGTACCGACCTTGCATGGTAATGTTAAGTTGAAAATTCCAGCTGCGACTCAAACAGGAACGACCTTTAGACTAAAAGGCAAGGGGATTCCGAATGTCCGCGGTTACGGTCAAGGTGACCAACATGTTTCCGTAAAAGTTGTGACTCCAAAAAAACTATCTGACCGTGAACGTGAGTTGTTTAAGGAGCTGTCAGAAATAAGCGGTAACTCGCTTAATGAGGATGAACCAGATAATCTGTTTTCAAGGTTCAAACGCGCATTTAAATCAGATTCCTAA
- the prmA gene encoding 50S ribosomal protein L11 methyltransferase: protein MKWSEICIHTTHEAVEPVSNILHEAGSSGVVIEDSEDLKREWPEGTGEIYELNPDDYPEEGVNVKAYLQVNSFLGETVETIKASINNLLLYDIDVGPNEITLTEVREEDWATAWKKYYKPVKITDRITITPTWETYEAESQDDLIIELDPGMAFGTGTHPTTVLCIQALEKYLQPRDKMLDVGTGSGVLSIAAAKLGSDDILAVDLDDVAVKSAKQNIKGNKADDVVTVKQNNLVDHIKGPYDFIVGNLLADIVIRMSEGVASIIKPGGIMVTSGIIQNKKDQVIQALRHQQFTVIETMEQEDWVALVVKYQG, encoded by the coding sequence ATGAAATGGTCGGAAATTTGTATTCATACAACCCATGAGGCTGTTGAGCCTGTCTCAAACATTTTACATGAGGCAGGTTCCAGTGGTGTGGTCATTGAGGATTCAGAAGATCTGAAAAGAGAATGGCCAGAAGGAACCGGGGAAATTTATGAACTGAATCCTGATGATTACCCTGAAGAGGGGGTTAATGTTAAAGCTTATCTCCAGGTCAATAGCTTTTTGGGCGAAACCGTTGAGACAATTAAGGCATCCATTAATAACTTATTATTATATGACATCGATGTTGGACCTAACGAAATCACGTTGACGGAAGTCCGTGAGGAAGATTGGGCAACAGCTTGGAAAAAGTATTATAAGCCGGTAAAAATTACAGACCGCATAACAATAACACCGACATGGGAGACCTATGAGGCTGAGTCCCAGGATGATTTAATCATTGAACTAGATCCGGGAATGGCATTCGGTACCGGCACCCATCCAACAACGGTTTTATGTATACAAGCTCTAGAAAAATATTTGCAACCCAGGGATAAGATGTTGGATGTTGGTACTGGATCAGGTGTATTAAGCATTGCTGCAGCTAAACTAGGAAGCGACGATATTCTAGCGGTTGATCTGGATGATGTGGCCGTAAAATCAGCTAAGCAAAATATTAAAGGCAATAAAGCTGATGATGTTGTCACCGTTAAACAAAATAATCTGGTTGATCATATTAAAGGCCCTTACGATTTCATTGTTGGGAATCTCCTAGCTGATATTGTGATTCGTATGTCTGAGGGTGTAGCCTCTATTATCAAGCCCGGCGGTATTATGGTGACCTCCGGAATTATCCAGAACAAAAAAGATCAAGTCATTCAAGCGCTTCGACATCAGCAATTCACAGTGATTGAAACGATGGAACAAGAAGACTGGGTTGCTCTAGTGGTCAAATATCAGGGTTAA
- a CDS encoding 16S rRNA (uracil(1498)-N(3))-methyltransferase: MSQRYFIPKEQFQDHSVIIQGEDARHIRKVMRMTDGETITCCDNDGHAFLCKIRDLDEQKVIADILEEQPANQELDINITVVQGMPKSDKLEWVVQKGTELGVNSFVPFTADRSIVKWPANKVDKKVSRLQKIAKESAEQSHRVYIPEIIEPWTLQDLIQAISDYDSCVVAYEEEGKRGQQTGLPSVLNNLESGQRLLIVIGPEGGLSKSEVDAFQSAGGVLCGLGSRILRTETAPLFILSAIAYQLELLSEVK; the protein is encoded by the coding sequence ATGTCACAGCGTTATTTCATACCAAAGGAACAATTTCAAGATCATAGCGTGATCATACAGGGTGAGGATGCCCGGCATATTCGTAAGGTTATGCGGATGACAGACGGCGAAACGATTACTTGTTGTGATAATGATGGTCATGCTTTTCTTTGTAAAATACGAGATCTAGATGAGCAAAAGGTTATTGCAGACATTCTTGAAGAACAACCAGCCAATCAAGAGTTAGATATTAACATTACGGTCGTGCAGGGCATGCCGAAGAGTGATAAACTGGAATGGGTTGTCCAAAAAGGGACTGAATTGGGAGTTAACTCATTTGTTCCTTTTACTGCCGACCGATCGATTGTTAAATGGCCCGCTAATAAGGTGGATAAAAAAGTTAGTCGTCTGCAAAAAATCGCTAAAGAATCAGCTGAGCAATCCCACCGTGTCTATATACCTGAAATAATCGAACCATGGACGCTTCAAGATTTGATCCAAGCAATTTCTGATTATGACAGTTGTGTCGTCGCCTATGAGGAAGAAGGGAAGCGTGGACAACAGACAGGACTTCCATCAGTTTTAAACAACTTGGAATCCGGGCAACGGCTCCTTATTGTGATTGGACCTGAGGGTGGATTATCGAAATCGGAAGTTGACGCCTTTCAATCGGCTGGAGGAGTTCTTTGTGGTTTAGGTTCGCGAATTCTTCGTACGGAAACAGCACCGCTGTTCATTCTGTCAGCAATTGCTTATCAATTGGAATTACTTAGTGAGGTGAAATAA
- the mtaB gene encoding tRNA (N(6)-L-threonylcarbamoyladenosine(37)-C(2))-methylthiotransferase MtaB: protein MSSVAFHTLGCKVNHYETEAIWQLFEKNGYERKEFNSAADVYVINTCTVTNSGDRKSRQVIRRAIRKNPDAVICVTGCYAQTSPSEVMEIPGVDIVVGTQDREKMLGYIEQYQKEREPINGVGNIMKTRVYEELEVPSFTDRTRASLKIQEGCNNFCTFCIIPWARGLLRSRDPKSVLEQAQKLVDAGYKEIVLTGIHTAGYGEDMKDYNFAQLLRDLESKVIGLKRLRISSIEASQVTDEVVEVIDKSKVIARHLHIPLQAGSNTVLKRMRRKYTTEFFAEKIEHLRKALPDFALTSDVIVGFPGETEEEFQETYDFIRNLRFSELHVFPYSKRTGTPAARMKDQVPDDVKHHRVKQLISLSNQLAKEYASRYEDEVLEVIPEEPFKKDANDNYWVGYTDNYLRVKFPATPDMEGKLVRVKIKQSGYPYNEGQFVRVLDDDQLEPHTVNL, encoded by the coding sequence ATGTCATCTGTCGCTTTTCATACGTTAGGTTGTAAAGTAAACCATTATGAGACAGAAGCCATCTGGCAGTTATTCGAAAAAAACGGTTATGAACGGAAAGAGTTTAACTCAGCAGCTGATGTTTACGTCATTAACACATGCACAGTGACCAATTCAGGTGATCGCAAAAGCCGGCAAGTGATTCGGCGTGCGATTCGAAAAAATCCTGATGCCGTGATTTGTGTCACAGGGTGTTATGCACAGACATCGCCCTCTGAAGTGATGGAGATTCCTGGCGTTGACATTGTTGTTGGCACTCAAGACCGTGAAAAAATGTTGGGTTATATCGAACAGTATCAAAAAGAACGGGAACCTATTAACGGTGTCGGCAATATTATGAAGACGCGTGTTTATGAAGAGTTGGAAGTCCCTTCATTTACTGATCGAACTAGGGCATCATTAAAAATTCAAGAAGGTTGTAACAACTTCTGTACGTTCTGTATTATTCCGTGGGCACGTGGTTTGTTACGGTCTAGGGACCCCAAATCTGTCCTTGAGCAAGCACAGAAACTCGTGGATGCGGGTTACAAAGAAATCGTGCTAACAGGCATACATACTGCGGGTTATGGTGAAGACATGAAAGACTATAACTTTGCTCAGTTGCTGCGTGATTTGGAATCAAAGGTTATAGGCCTTAAACGTCTAAGGATCTCCTCAATTGAAGCGAGTCAAGTGACGGATGAAGTCGTTGAAGTTATTGACAAGTCCAAGGTGATTGCCCGTCATTTACATATTCCGCTTCAAGCAGGTTCCAATACGGTGCTTAAACGCATGAGACGTAAATATACTACTGAATTTTTTGCTGAGAAAATTGAACATTTGCGCAAGGCGCTGCCTGATTTCGCCTTAACGTCAGATGTGATTGTGGGATTTCCAGGCGAAACAGAAGAAGAATTTCAAGAAACCTATGATTTCATCCGCAATCTCAGATTTTCGGAGCTTCATGTTTTCCCATATTCAAAACGAACAGGGACACCAGCGGCACGTATGAAAGATCAAGTGCCTGATGATGTCAAACATCACCGGGTTAAACAACTGATTTCACTATCGAATCAATTAGCCAAAGAATATGCTTCACGATATGAAGATGAGGTTTTGGAAGTCATCCCAGAAGAACCGTTCAAAAAGGATGCAAATGACAATTACTGGGTTGGTTATACTGACAATTATCTTAGAGTGAAGTTTCCGGCGACCCCTGATATGGAAGGGAAACTTGTTCGGGTGAAAATTAAGCAATCAGGGTATCCGTATAATGAAGGCCAATTTGTTAGAGTCCTCGATGATGATCAGCTGGAACCGCATACGGTAAATCTATAA
- the deoC gene encoding deoxyribose-phosphate aldolase: protein MTNIASMIDHTVLKPAVTYDDILKLCEEARQYHFASVCINPTWVGMAYEQLKETDVKVCTVVGFPLGATTTEVKTFETKQAIQNGATEIDMVMNIGAFKSGDYESVEHDIASVVEATDTSIIVKVILEISFLSEEDIQKASRLAILAGADFVKTSTGFSDSGATTKAVRIMRQTVGPDKGVKASGGIRDRKTAEDMIAAGASRLGASAGIKIVEET from the coding sequence ATGACAAATATTGCGAGTATGATTGATCATACAGTTTTGAAGCCCGCTGTGACGTATGATGATATCCTGAAACTTTGTGAGGAAGCGAGGCAGTATCATTTTGCCTCCGTCTGTATTAATCCCACGTGGGTGGGTATGGCCTATGAACAATTGAAGGAAACAGATGTCAAAGTTTGCACTGTTGTGGGTTTTCCACTTGGAGCAACAACAACAGAAGTAAAGACGTTTGAAACGAAGCAGGCCATACAAAATGGCGCGACGGAAATTGATATGGTGATGAATATCGGGGCTTTTAAGTCGGGAGACTATGAAAGCGTTGAACATGACATAGCCTCTGTGGTAGAGGCGACGGATACATCCATTATTGTTAAGGTGATCTTGGAAATTTCCTTTTTGTCCGAAGAAGATATTCAGAAAGCCAGTCGCTTAGCTATCCTAGCTGGAGCCGATTTTGTCAAAACTTCAACAGGTTTTTCCGACAGTGGTGCTACGACAAAAGCCGTTCGAATCATGCGCCAAACTGTTGGCCCTGATAAAGGTGTTAAGGCTTCTGGAGGCATTCGCGATCGGAAGACAGCTGAAGATATGATCGCGGCTGGGGCTTCTCGCCTTGGTGCAAGTGCAGGGATTAAGATTGTAGAAGAAACATAG
- a CDS encoding Na/Pi symporter, which translates to MNPLFSAFIVYLSIFLFGITVMKLGFGNLTGSKLNGILFKLTDHPIKGLVVGAAITAIVQSSSAVIVIAVGLAASGLIKYYQTIGIMIGANIGTTVTGEVLVLQTDYLHIVLLIAGVLLLMMPQQKWFSAGAAIFGLGCLFTAMNGMHSLATPLQETGSIKTIIEMANDSILFALLIGAIFTAIIQSSSAATIIAMTFMYNHGVPLETGIIFILGANIGTCVTALLAAVGSNWQARWTAYTHGVFNLAGAIIFLPFVQWLSALARSFASTPDAQLAHASVLFNVIIGLLALPFAKPLGQWIESRKSWS; encoded by the coding sequence ATGAATCCATTATTTTCAGCTTTCATAGTGTATCTCAGTATATTCCTTTTTGGCATAACTGTTATGAAATTAGGTTTTGGCAACTTAACGGGAAGTAAACTCAATGGGATACTATTCAAACTTACCGACCATCCCATAAAAGGTTTAGTCGTTGGAGCTGCCATCACTGCGATTGTTCAGAGCAGTTCAGCCGTTATAGTCATTGCTGTTGGACTTGCAGCAAGCGGTTTGATTAAATATTATCAAACCATTGGCATCATGATTGGGGCGAACATTGGGACAACAGTGACAGGAGAAGTATTAGTTCTCCAAACGGATTACTTACATATCGTTTTATTAATTGCCGGTGTGCTGTTGCTAATGATGCCGCAACAAAAATGGTTTAGCGCCGGGGCGGCTATTTTCGGTTTAGGATGCCTATTCACAGCCATGAACGGCATGCATTCGTTAGCAACACCCTTACAAGAAACCGGTTCAATCAAGACCATTATTGAAATGGCGAATGATTCCATATTGTTTGCACTGCTGATTGGGGCTATTTTTACGGCTATCATCCAATCTTCATCAGCCGCAACCATCATAGCCATGACGTTCATGTACAATCATGGTGTTCCTTTAGAAACAGGGATTATTTTTATTTTAGGCGCAAATATTGGTACATGTGTTACAGCATTATTAGCCGCTGTCGGTTCTAACTGGCAAGCGCGTTGGACAGCTTACACTCATGGTGTATTCAACCTCGCTGGCGCCATAATATTTCTTCCCTTTGTCCAATGGTTATCGGCTTTGGCGAGATCATTCGCCAGCACCCCTGATGCTCAGTTAGCCCATGCCAGCGTGCTCTTTAATGTCATTATCGGATTGCTGGCTCTCCCCTTTGCCAAACCTTTAGGGCAATGGATTGAATCGAGAAAAAGTTGGAGCTAA
- the rpsU gene encoding 30S ribosomal protein S21, which translates to MKIETKVRKNESIEDALRRFKKSVNKSGTMAEVRKRKHYEKPSERRKKKIEARAKKKR; encoded by the coding sequence ATGAAAATTGAAACAAAAGTTCGCAAAAACGAATCTATAGAGGACGCTCTCAGACGTTTTAAAAAATCCGTCAACAAGTCTGGGACCATGGCGGAAGTTCGTAAACGCAAACATTACGAAAAGCCTAGCGAACGCCGTAAGAAGAAAATTGAAGCTCGCGCCAAGAAGAAAAGATAG
- a CDS encoding GatB/YqeY domain-containing protein — protein MSFNERLTQDMKTAMKSKDKTKLSVLRMLKASLQNDAIKLGKDVAAMTEDEVLTVLSRELKQRKDSLQEFENAARDDLVTETQKEIEIIDIYMPERLSEADLTAIIDEVINEVGATSPADMGKVMSAIMPKIKGQADGALVSQLVKDRLN, from the coding sequence ATGAGCTTCAATGAACGGCTGACACAAGATATGAAGACCGCTATGAAGAGCAAAGATAAGACTAAATTGTCTGTGCTTCGTATGCTTAAAGCGTCTCTTCAAAATGATGCCATCAAACTTGGCAAAGATGTCGCCGCTATGACTGAAGATGAAGTGTTGACGGTATTGTCTCGTGAACTCAAACAGAGGAAAGACTCCCTCCAGGAGTTTGAGAACGCCGCACGTGATGATTTAGTCACCGAAACACAAAAAGAAATTGAAATTATAGACATTTATATGCCTGAACGATTATCAGAAGCTGACTTGACCGCCATTATTGACGAAGTCATTAATGAAGTTGGTGCCACATCACCAGCAGATATGGGCAAAGTCATGAGTGCCATTATGCCAAAGATCAAAGGTCAAGCTGATGGTGCCTTAGTCAGTCAACTTGTTAAAGACAGGCTTAATTAA